The following are from one region of the Silene latifolia isolate original U9 population chromosome 9, ASM4854445v1, whole genome shotgun sequence genome:
- the LOC141599013 gene encoding putative glucose-6-phosphate 1-epimerase — protein MNMVHDVDGFPKVVLTEPMGSSAEVLLYGGQVVSWKNDRREELLFTSSKAIRKPPKAIRGGIPVCFPQYGNFGTLEQHGFARNRMWSLDSSPAPLSPSGNSSTVDLILKPTEDDYKIWPRSFELRLRVSLSPGKLTLVPRVRNTDSKSFSFMFAFRNYLSISDISEVRIEGLETLDYFDNLMNRERYTEQADAITFDGEVDRVYLKTPSKIAIIDHEKKRTFVVRKDGIPDAAVWNPWDKKAKVIPDLGDEDYKSMLCVDSAVVESPIVLKPSEEWKGYQELSTVSSSYCSGQLDPRKVLYGFA, from the exons ATGAATATGGTACATGATGTTGATGGATTTCCTAAAGTTGTATTGACTGAACCTATGGGATCATCTGCTGAG GTGCTACTTTACGGAGGGCAGGTCGTTTCGTGGAAGAATGACCGTAGAGAAGAATTGCTTTTCACGAGCAGCAAG GCCATTCGGAAACCACCAAAAGCTATCAGAGGAGGCATTCCTGTCTGCTTTCCTCAG TATGGGAATTTTGGTACACTTGAGCAGCATGGATTTGCAAGGAATAGGATGTGGTCATTGGATAGCTCCCCTGCACCTTTGTCTCCTTCAGGCAATTCATCGACTGTTGATCTTATATTAAAGCCCACGGAGGATGATTATAAGATATGGCCACGGAG CTTTGAATTGAGGCTTCGAGTTTCTCTAAGCCCTGGGAAGCTCACGTTGGTACCACGTGTGAGAAACACTGACAGCAAAAGTTTCTCTTTCATGTTTGCGTTCCGTAATTACCTGTCCATATCTGATATTAG CGAAGTGCGGATTGAAGGTCTGGAGACACTCGACTACTTTGATAACTTAATGAACAGAGAAAGGTACACAGAGCAAGCAGATGCAATTACCTTTGATGGTGAG GTTGACCGTGTATATCTGAAAACGCCGTCTAAGATTGCTATTATAGATCATGAGAAGAAACGGACTTTTGTAGTGCGTAAAGATGGCATTCCTGATGCAG CTGTTTGGAATCCTTGGGATAAGAAGGCTAAAGTGATTCCTGACTTAGGCGATGAGGATTATAAATCCATGTTATGTGTTGATTCAGCAGTGGTTGAATCACCAATCGTCCTCAAACCGTCAGAAGAATGGAAAGGATATCAAGAACTTTCCACCGTCTCCTCAAGTTATTGCAGTGGACAATTGGACCCCCGGAAAGTGCTCTATGGCTTTGCATAG
- the LOC141599014 gene encoding serine/threonine-protein kinase D6PK-like, with protein sequence MDSFGDGINSVMRPQKSTHKPGSTASSSSSKVQPISGVKNGRLGEKDRKCEVVNSSGQFSFKDSCDGSETCDSRSYKGKSYVGSNSQSGPHSGATNCSSPRNSYYSACQFSEAKESFAVTEAEASEFYNSIEKSGEVGEIGRFCDFVESRKVSSSYRESTGSDFSDGSSSSSSSSTMYKPHKGNDVRWIAIEQARSHYGELKLNHFRLLKQLGSGDIGKVYLAELIGTRTYFAMKVMNKGDLASRKKLQRAHTEREILQSLDHPFLPTLYTHFETENHSCLVMEVCPGGDLHSLRQRQPHKCFPEHAARFYVAEILLALEYLHMLGIIYRDLKPENVLVREDGHIMLSDFDLSLRCTVSPTLVTACIQPTCMVQPACFGPLFSGKKSRKSKKPSTTPKLYSQGSPLLELLAEPTNARSMSFVGTHEYLAPEIIKGEGHGSAVDWWTFGIFLYELLFGRTPFKGKGNRATLFNVVGQPLKFPESPSVSFAARDLIRGLLVKDPKHRLAYRRGATELKQHPFFQSINWALIRCSTPPDVPKPFRLPPVLTTGLSAAGEKVPDLNVQPSGNFLQIDFF encoded by the exons ATGGATTCTTTTGGTGATGGTATTAATTCTGTGATGAGACCTCAGAAATCGACTCATAAACCCGGCAGTACTGCTTCATCATCGTCAAGTAAGGTACAGCCAATATCTGGGGTCAAGAATGGGAGATTGGGAGAAAAAGACCGTAAGTGTGAAGTCGTGAATAGCTCTGGTCAGTTTTCCTTTAAGGATTCTTGTGATGGTTCCGAGACTTGTGATTCGAGAAGCTATAAGGGTAAATCGTATGTAGGTTCAAATAGTCAGTCTGGTCCTCATTCTGGTGCTACTAACTGTTCTAGCCCTCGGAACAGTTATTATTCTGCGTGTCAATTCAGTGAAGCGAAAGAGAGTTTTGCAGTCACAGAGGCGGAGGCAAGTGAGTTTTACAATAGTATTGAGAAATCAGGTGAAGTTGGTGAGATTGGTCGGTTTTGTGACTTTGTCGAAAGTAGGAAAGTGAGTAGTAGTTACAGAGAGAGTACTGGGAGTGATTTCAGTGACGGGAGTAGCTCTAGTAGTTCGAGCAGCACAATGTACAAGCCTCACAAAGGCAATGATGTGAGATGGATTGCTATTGAGCAAGCTCGGTCACATTATGGAGAGTTGAAGCTGAACCACTTTAGGCTTTTGAAGCAGTTGGGAAGTGGGGACATAGGTAAGGTGTATCTAGCTGAGCTGATTGGGACGAGAACTTATTTTGCGATGAAAGTGATGAATAAAGGAGACTTGGCAAGCAGAAAGAAGCTTCAGAGGGCACACACTGAAAGAGAGATTCTTCAGTCATTAGATCATCCTTTCCTTCCCACTTTGTACACGCACTTTGAAACGGAGAATCATTCTTGTTTGGTGATGGAGGTCTGTCCAGGAGGGGATCTTCATTCTCTACGTCAGAGACAGCCACATAAATGCTTCCCTGAGCATGCTGCTAG GTTTTATGTTGCAGAAATTCTCCTTGCCTTGGAATATCTTCACATGCTTGGAATCATCTACAGGGACCTAAAACCGGAGAATGTTTTAGTGAGAGAAGATGGACACATAATGCTTTCTGATTTCGACCTGTCTCTGAGATGTACCGTTTCCCCAACCCTGGTGACTGCTTGTATACAACCAACTTGTATGGTGCAGCCCGCATGTTTTGGCCCACTCTTTTCGGGAAAGAAGTCCAGGAAATCAAAGAAACCGAGCACAACTCCCAAGTTATACTCTCAAGGATCTCCTCTCCTAGAGCTCCTTGCCGAGCCTACAAATGCCCGATCAATGTCGTTTGTGGGGACCCATGAGTACTTAGCTCCAGAAATCATCAAAGGTGAAGGACACGGCAGCGCTGTCGATTGGTGGACCTTTGGCATTTTCCTCTATGAACTGCTGTTTGGTAGAACACCCTTCAAAGGCAAAGGTAACCGTGCTACTCTGTTCAACGTTGTGGGTCAGCCCCTGAAATTCCCCGAGTCCCCTTCTGTAAGCTTCGCTGCCAGAGACCTGATCAGAGGTCTGCTTGTCAAGGATCCAAAACATCGCCTCGCCTACAGGCGTGGGGCCACTGAGCTTAAGCAGCATCCCTTCTTCCAGAGCATTAATTGGGCTCTTATCCGTTGCAGTACCCCACCTGACGTCCCTAAGCCCTTCAGGCTCCCGCCAGTACTAACTACAGGCCTGTCGGCAGCTGGAGAGAAAGTACCTGATCTCAATGTGCAGCCGTCAGGTAACTTCCTGCAGATTGATTTCTTCTGA